A section of the Telopea speciosissima isolate NSW1024214 ecotype Mountain lineage chromosome 3, Tspe_v1, whole genome shotgun sequence genome encodes:
- the LOC122656001 gene encoding protein GAMETE EXPRESSED 3 — protein MPRTYLFVVLLLQVAHSISNWPQFRRSPWESHSFTAEEPIGKTYYRLSRPLIGDDGRIYTCSGQNLMAFESNGSIGWTITLNYTCNTEMVPVQDDRGRIYLIAENRVLRIKPSDTGNFAAENFFSLESTTEGSSEIIGLAISMISSSIFITVKNRGLFAFKLHGKLLWSAGPILYRSGYRQGCKKNITDCYFTSAPVIDQCEASLYITNTEGQLYSLSLRSPHFKWIQDFSDFDKLLTITPGNNGRVYVTIPVRAVVLALDVSTGNILWQKSIGPLSNVECSPVVDANGWISIGSVDGFLYSFSPTGDLKKFPRLTALDSVVQVSPLLDCSGFAIYISQTRMEGKISRTTGEYTYVSAMKPINVVFTLLVPATGAIYWTEKNLDKLSSLVLESDLHHFALDERLLLAFITSAKMGNPLPCRTKRQILSLSCSQARPKQHKIYTGNEREILLFLLFQTAVLIVLAGFVRFCWIFWSKKKLQDQNLGKFLEKRRSLRVRKKAFDRTITELEQKTAEEAVGNEVFEKLGDLVREREGIERKLATSYSLGTDSAGTQPRSLLPLYEGRSKSYSFQGTKKESVTIFHNLSDTSATETSSHSSSSSNSESSGREASWHYHGDQGSASNAKAPLEIESWESPSGRASDSQGFTNPLFVEHTLGELKEADNHDEAGVIEPIHRESSSRVWLKRRTLSSTN, from the exons ATGCCACGAACTTACCTTTTCGTAGTTCTGCTACTACAAGTGGCTCACTCAATTTCAAATTGGCCACAGTTTAGAAGATCTCCATGGGAGTCGCACTCTTTCACTG CTGAAGAACCTATCGGAAAAACTTATTATAGACTCTCAAGACCACTTATTGGAGATGATGGAAGGATCTACACATGTTCAGGACAAAACCTTATGGCATTTGAAAGCAACGGGTCTATTGGTTGGACTATCACTTTAAATTACACTTGCAACACTGAGATGGTGCCTGTTCAGGATGACAGAGGGAGG ATATATTTGATTGCAGAAAACAGAGTACTGAGAATCAAGCCTTCAGATACTGGAAATTTTGCTGCAGAAAATTTCTTTTCCTTGGAGTCGACTACAGAAGGATCAAGTGAAATTATAGGTCTTGCAATAAGCATGATTAGTTCATCCATTTTTATCACTGTTAAAAACCGAGGGCTTTTTGCATTTAAGTTGCATGGAAAACTGCTCTGGAGTGCTGGACCTATTCTTTATCGATCTGGCTACCGTCAAGGTTGTAAGAAAAATATCACAGATTGTTATTTTACTTCCGCACCCGTCATTGATCAATGTGAAGCAAGTCTATAT ATCACAAACACTGAAGGACAGCTCTATTCCTTGTCTCTTCGGAGTCCTCACTTCAAATGGATCCAGGATTTCAGTGATTTCGACAAGCTCCTTACAATTACCCCAGGAAACAATGGCCGTGTGTATGTCACAATCCCAGTGAGGGCTGTTGTGTTGGCACTTGATGTTTCGACTGGAAATATCCTGTGGCAAAAGAGTATTGGTCCATTAAGTAATGTAGAATGCTCACCAGTTGTTGATGCCAATG GTTGGATTTCTATTGGTTCTGTGGATGGTTTCTTGTACTCATTTTCACCAACCGGGGATCTCAAGAAATTTCCTAGATTAACCGCACTTGACTCAGTGGTTCAAGTTAGTCCGCTTCTTGATTGTTCAGGATTTGCAATTTATATCTCCCAGACAAGGATGGAGGGAAAGATAAGTAGGACAACTGGTGAATATACCTATGTCTCCGCCATGAAACCTATCAATGTAGTCTTTACTCTGTTGGTTCCAGCTACCGGAGCCATCTATTGGACTGAAAAGAATCTTG ATAAACTCTCATCTTTAGTATTGGAAAGTGATCTACACCATTTTGCACTGGATGAGAGGCTGCTTCTGGCTTTTATAACTTCAGCAA AGATGGGCAATCCACTGCCATGTCGTACTAAGC GTCAGATACTTTCTTTAAGCTGCTCCCAAGCAAGACCTAAGCAACACAAGATCTACACAG GCAATGAAAGGGAAATTCTACTTTTCCTGCTATTCCAAACTGCAGTCTTAATAGTACTAGCTGGATTTGTCCGGTTTTGTTGGATATTTTGGAGTAAAAAGAAGCTTCAAGACCAAAACCTTGGGAAATTCCTTGAAAAGAGA CGCTCTCTTCGAGTTAGAAAGAAAGCTTTTGATCGGACAATCACAGAGCTTGAACAGAAGACAGCAGAGGAAGCAGTGGGTAATGAAGTATTCGAAAAACTTGGAGATTTGGTAAGAGAAAGGGAAGGCATAGAAAGGAAGCTTGCAACTTCCTATAGTTTGGGTACGGATTCAGCTGGGACACAGCCACGATCTCTCCTCCCACTGTACGAAGGGAGAAGCAAGAGCTACTCTTTTCAGGGAACTAAAAAAGAGAGTGTTACTATCTTCCACAATCTGAGTGATACTTCTGCTACTGAGACAAGCAGCCacagcagcagtagtagcaaCAGTGAAAGCAGTGGGAGAGAGGCAAGCTGGCATTACCATGGAGATCAGGGTTCAGCATCAAACGCAAAGGCACCCTTAGAAATTGAGTCATGGGAGAGTCCATCAGGGCGGGCATCAGATTCGCAAGGATTCACAAATCCACTATTTGTTGAGCACACTTTGGGTGAGTTGAAGGAAGCAGATAACCATGATGAGGCAGGGGTTATTGAGCCCATACACCGGGAAAGCAGTAGTCGTGTATGGTTGAAGAGGAGGACCCTGTCTTCGACTAACTAG